The Liquorilactobacillus nagelii DSM 13675 DNA window AATAAGTATATTCAAATTCCCTGGGAGGAGATTGATTATGTGGAAGCAGCTTCAATCTTAAATGGCAGATGGATTCCACGTTATGCAATTAACACTAAAAAAAATGGTCGCTATATGTTTTCATCACGACATCCTAAAGAAGTTTTAAGAGCGATTCGTGTTCATTTAGGGCCCAACAAAATGTTTCACTCACTAACCTTCTTTCAAATCATTGCGCGTGGACTAAGGGCAAGCAGATTTAATTTTAAAAAAAAGCAAGAACATGAAGAAAAAAAATAATTTTTTTGAGGAATTTCTATATTTGAGAGATTCCTTTTTTGTTTGCTTTTTGGGGTAATTTTAAGTTATCAAGTCTATTTAAAATATAGTTAACGGATACAAAACTAATGAAAATGTGAAGGCATAGAAAAAAAGTCTGTTTATTTGGTGAGTTCCATTTATTGGCTAACAAGAAAAAAGCAAATTCAGCTTGACTTATTTGAGGCACAAAGGTAATATTAAACACGTTGCTGCTGAGCAACCGAGCTTTTAAAAATAAAAACTTCAAATTAGTTCTTGACTGATTATGAATTATGTTATATACTTTAAAAGTTGCGTTATTAAAACAGTAGACCTTTGAAAACTGAACAAAGTTTCGATAAAGCAAATGTGCAGGGCCTTGCGAAAGCAAGGACAAAATTTGCGAAGTCAATTCGCTAGTAATAAAAATGAGTCACAAACTTTAAAATGAGAGTTTGATCCTGGCTCAGGACGAACGCTGGCGGCGTGCCTAATACATGCAAGTCGAACGAAGCTGTTTTAACTGGTGCTTGCACCGACTTAAACAACTGAGTGGCGAACGGGTGAGTAACACGTGGGTAACCTGCCCCAAAGCGGGGGATAACATTTGGAAACAGATGCTAATACCGCATAACCACAGAAACCACATGGTTTCTGTGTCAAAGATGGTTTCGGCTATCACTTTGGGATGGACCCGCGGCGTATTAGCTAGTTGGTAAGGTAATGGCTTACCAAGGCAATGATACGTAGCCGAACTGAGAGGTTGATCGGCCACATTGGGACTGAGACACGGCCCAAACTCCTACGGGAGGCAGCAGTAGGGAATCTTCCACAATGGACGAAAGTCTGATGGAGCAACGCCGCGTGAGTGAAGAAGGTTTTCGGATCGTAAAACTCTGTTGTCAGAGAAGAACGTGTGCGAGAGTAACTGCTCGTGCAGTGACGGTATCTGGCCAGAAAGCCACGGCTAACTACGTGCCAGCAGCCGCGGTAATACGTAGGTGGCAAGCGTTGTCCGGATTTATTGGGCGTAAAGGGAACGCAGGCGGTCTTTTAAGTCTGATGTGAAAGCCTTCGGCTTAACCGAAGTCGTGCATTGGAAACTGGGAGACTTGAGTGCAGAAGAGGAGAGTGGAACTCCATGTGTAGCGGTGAAATGCGTAGATATATGGAAGAACACCAGTGGCGAAAGCGGCTCTCTGGTCTGTAACTGACGCTGAGGTTCGAAAGCGTGGGTAGCAAACAGGATTAGATACCCTGGTAGTCCACGCTGTAAACGATGAATGCTAAGTGTTGGAGGGTTTCCGCCCTTCAGTGCCGCAGCAAACGCATTAAGCATTCCGCCTGGGGAGTACGACCGCAAGGTTGAAACTCAAAGGAATTGACGGGGGCCCGCACAAGCGGTGGAGCATGTGGTTTAATTCGAAGCAACGCGAAGAACCTTACCAGGTCTTGACATCTTCTGATAGCCTAAGAGATTAGGTGTTCCCTTCGGGGACAGAATGACAGGTGGTGCATGGTTGTCGTCAGCTCGTGTCGTGAGATGTTGGGTTAAGTCCCGCAACGAGCGCAACCCTTATTGTCAGTTGCCAGCATTAAGTTGGGCACTCTGGCAAGACTGCCGGTGACAAACCGGAGGAAGGTGGGGATGACGTCAAATCATCATGCCCCTTATGACCTGGGCTACACACGTGCTACAATGGACGATACAACGAGTCGCTAGACCGCGAGGTTAAGCTAATCTCTGAAAGTCGTTCTCAGTTCGGATTGCAGGCTGCAACTCGCCTGCATGAAGTCGGAATCGCTAGTAATCGCGGATCAGCATGCCGCGGTGAATACGTTCCCGGGCCTTGTACACACCGCCCGTCACACCATGAGAGTTTGTAACACCCAAAGCCGGTGGGGTAACCAATAGGAGCCAGCCGTCTAAGGTGGGACAGATGATTGGGGTGAAGTCGTAACAAGGTAGCCGTAGGAGAACCTGCGGCTGGATCACCTCCTTTCTAAGGATAGAAACGGAACCTGCACAAGCACGAAACTTTGTTTAGTTTTGAGAGGTTTACTCTCAAACTTGTTCTTTGAAAACCAGATAATATCTTTTTTATTAAACCGAGAACACCGCGTATTAAAAGAGTTTTGAACAAGAAGTTCTTGACGCAAACTCATAACCGTTTTACCGCAGGTAAAACAAGGTTAAGTTGATAAGGGCGCATGGTGGATGCCTTGGCACTAGGAGCTGATGAAGGACGGGACTAACACCGATATGCTCCGGGGAGCTGTAAGTAAGCTGTGATCCGGAGATTTCCGAATGGGGCAACCCAATAGCTGTAATGAGCTATTACTGCTAGTTGAATACATAGACTAGTTAGAAGCAAACGCAGGGAACTGAAACATCTAAGTACCTGCAGGAAGATAAAGAAAACTCGATTCCCCCAGTAGCGGCGAGCGAAGCGGGAAGAGCCCAAACTAGAAAGCTTGCTTTCTAGGGTTGTAGGACTGAACATTTGAGTTAACAAAGAAAACGATAGTCGAATGATCTGGGAAGGTCAGCAAAATAAGGTGAGAGCCCCGTAGACAAAATCGTTTTCCCTCAGTTCAGGATCCTGAGTACGGCGGAACACGTGAAATTCCGTCGGAATCCGGGAGGACCATCTCCCAAGGCTAAATACTACCTAGTGACCGATAGTGAACCAGTACCGTGAGGGAAAGGTGAAAAGCACCCCGGAAGGGGAGTGAAATAGTTCCTGAAACCATGTGCCTACAAGTAGTTAGAGCCCGTTAACGGGTGATAGCGTGCCTTTTGTAGAATGAACCGGCGAGTTACGTTTGTATGCAAGGTTAAGTCGTAAATGACGGAGCCGTAGCGAAAGCGAGTCTGAAGAGGGCGAATTAGTATGCAGACGTAGACCCGAAACCAGGTGACCTACCCATGTCCAGGTTGAAGGTGTGGTAAAACGCACTGGAGGACCGAACTCGTGTATGTTGAAAAATGCTGAGATGAGATGTGGGTAGCGGAGAAATTCCAAACGAACTTGGAGATAGCTGGTTCTCTCCGAAATAGCTTTAGGGCTAGCCTCGAAGTTAGGATAATGGAGGTAGAGCACTGTTTGAACTAGGGGCCCGTCTTGGGTTACTGAATTCAGATAAACTCCGAATGCCATATATTTATCTTCGGGAGTCAGACTGCGAGTGATAAGATCCGTAGTCGAAAGGGAAACAGCCCAGACCACCAATTAAGGTCCCTAAATATATGTTAAGTGGAAAAGGATGTGGAATTGCACAGACAACTAGGATGTTGGCTCAGAAGCAGCCACCATTTAAAGAGTGCGTAATAGCTCACTAGTCGAGTGATCCTGCGCCGAAAATGTACCGGGGCTAAACATATTACCGAAATTGTGGATGCAACCGTAAGGTTGCGTGGTAGGAGAGCGTTCTAAGGGCGGAGAAGCTGGATCGTAAGGACCAGTGGAGCGCTTAGAAGTGAGAATGCCGGTATGAGTAGCGCAAGACAGGTGAGAATCCTGTCCACCGAATGACTAAGGTTTCCTGGGGAAGGCTCGTCCACCCAGGGTTAGTCGGGACCTAAGCTGAGGCCGCAAGGCGTAGGCGATGGATAACAGGTTGAGATTCCTGTACCAGCAATGATTGTTTGAGCAATGGAGGGACGCAGGAGGCTAAGCACGCACACTGTTGGAGGTGTGTTCAAGCAACAAGTCTGTTAGTGAGTAAAATGCTTGCTGACATAAGGACAAGTTGTGATGAATAGCGAAATTTAAGTAGTGAAGGTGCTGATGTCACACTGCCGAGAAAAGCTTCTAGTGAGATCAAAGCTGCCCGTACCGCAAACCGACACAGGTAGTCGAGGAGAGAATCCTCAGGTGAGCGAGAGAACTCTCGTTAAGGAACTCGGCAAAATGACCCCGTAACTTCGGGAGAAGGGGTGCTGAGCGTAAGCTCAGCCGCAGTGAAAAGGCCCAGGCGACTGTTTATCAAAAACACAGGTTTCTGCAAAATCGTAAGATGACGTATAGGGGCTGACGCCTGCCCGGTGCTGGAAGGTTAAGAGGATGGGTTAGCTTCGGCGAAGCTCAGAATTGAAGCCCCAGTAAACGGCGGCCGTAACTATAACGGTCCTAAGGTAGCGAAATTCCTTGTCGGGTAAGTTCCGACCCGCACGAAAGGCGTAACGATCTGGGCACTGTCTCGACGAGAGACTCGGTGAAATTATAATACCCGTGAAGATGCGGGTTACCCGCGACAGGACGGAAAGACCCCATGGAGCTTTACTGTAGCTTGATATTGGGTGTTTGTACAACTTGTACAGGATAGGTAGGAGCCATAGAAGCCGGAACGCTAGTTTCGGCAGAGGCATTGGTGGGATACTACCCTCGTTGTATGAACACTCTAACCCTCGCCAATAAACTTGGCGGGAGACAGTGTCAGGTGGGCAGTTTGACTGGGGCGGTCGCCTCCTAAAAGGTAACGGAGGCGCCCAAAGGTTCCCTCAGAATGGTTGGAAATCATTCGCAGAGTGTAAAGGCACAAGGGAGCTTGACTGCGAGACAGACAAGTCGAGCAGGGACGAAAGTCGGGCTTAGTGATCCGGTGGTTCCGAATGGAAGGGCCATCGCTCAACGGATAAAAGCTACCCTGGGGATAACAGGCTTATCTCCCCCAAGAGTCCACATCGACGGGGAGGTTTGGCACCTCGATGTCGGCTCATCGCATCCTGGGGCTGTAGTCGGTCCCAAGGGTTGGGCTGTTCGCCCATTAAAGCGGTACGCGAGCTGGGTTCAGAACGTCGTGAGACAGTTCGGTCCCTATCCGTCGCGGGCGTAGGAAATTTGAGAGGAGCTGTCCTTAGTACGAGAGGACCGGGATGGACACACCGCTGGTGTACCAGTTGTTCTGCCAAGAGCATAGCTGGGTAGCTAAGTGTGGATGAGATAAACGCTGAAAGCATCTAAGTGCGAAACTCACCTCAAGATAAGATTTCCCATTCTTTAGAGAAATAAGGTTCCTGAGAGAAGATCAGGTAGATAGGCTGGAAGTGGAAGTTCAGTGATGAATGGAGCGGACCAGTACTAATGAACCGAAGACTTAACCAAAGAAGAAGAACGGAGTTCGAGGGAAAAAGAAAAAGATATTAGCTGGTTTTGAGAGAACAAGATTTTC harbors:
- a CDS encoding DUF956 family protein, which gives rise to MVQSLNTKVELVMESTSFLGLGDYGQVMVGNRAFEFYNSRDKNKYIQIPWEEIDYVEAASILNGRWIPRYAINTKKNGRYMFSSRHPKEVLRAIRVHLGPNKMFHSLTFFQIIARGLRASRFNFKKKQEHEEKK